One window of Doryrhamphus excisus isolate RoL2022-K1 chromosome 13, RoL_Dexc_1.0, whole genome shotgun sequence genomic DNA carries:
- the atxn3 gene encoding ataxin-3 isoform X2, with protein sequence MRMAEGGMGSEEYRTFLQQPSGNMDDSGFFSIQVISNALRVWGLELILFNSREYQSLMINPINEKAFICNYKEHWFTIRKLGQQWFNLNSLLTGPELISDTYLALFLAQLQQEGYSIFVIRGNLPDCEAEQILGIMRVQQQQRPRLIGEDEAQTSAGRSATLGQTEMVCGVESNVVEEDEELKRALALSRQDIDVEDEEADLRRAIQLSMQGAVLGSTSSDSEGGHLKLDSEATGGPRVQNEVLTVEELRKRRQAYFNQQEHQLQSNIPQHTNSASIENPRTPLDQQQKPSL encoded by the exons ATGAGAATGGCGGAGGGAGGAATGGGCAGCGAGGAGTATAGGACTTTTTTACAG CAACCTTCTGGAAACATGGATGACAGCGGGTTCTTTTCCATACAA GTTATTAGCAATGCTTTGAGAGTTTGGGGATTGGAGCTAATCCTCTTCAACAGTCGGGAGTACCAGAGCCTGATGATAAATCCAAT AAATGAAAAAGCCTTTATATGCAATTATAAGGAGCATTGGTTTACTATTCGCAAACTTGGACAACAG TGGTTTAACTTGAATTCACTTTTGACTGGACCAGAGTTGATATCAGACACATACTTAGCCCTTTTCCTCGCACAGTTACAGCAAGAAG GTTATTCCATATTCGTGATCCGCGGAAACCTTCCAGACTGTGAAGCAGAGCAGATTCTTGGAATCATGAGAGTGCAGCAACAACAGCGGCCGAGGCTTATCGGAGAGGACGAGGCTCAGACAAGTGCAGG TAGGTCAGCAACACTGGGTCAGACAGAGATGGTCTGTGGCGTGGAGAGCAACGTCgtggaggaagacgaggagctGAAGAGAGCTCTGGCGCTCAGCAGACAGGACATAGATGTAGAAGATGAGGAAGCTGATCTACGCAGGGCCATTCAGCTTAGCATGCAAG gAGCTGTGTTGGGCAGCACATCGTCAGATTCTGAAGGCGGACATTTGAAGTTGGACAGTGAGGCTACAGGCGGACCAAGAGTCCAAAATGAGGTGCTCACCGTAGAGgagctgaggaagaggaggcaggCTTACTTCAATCA gCAAGAGCACCAACTTCAATCAAACATTCCTCAA
- the atxn3 gene encoding ataxin-3 isoform X1: MVNTVMTSEVRVECLTERDPNMDAIFHEKQEGSLCAQHCLNNLLQGEYFSPVDLSSIAHQLDEEERMRMAEGGMGSEEYRTFLQQPSGNMDDSGFFSIQVISNALRVWGLELILFNSREYQSLMINPINEKAFICNYKEHWFTIRKLGQQWFNLNSLLTGPELISDTYLALFLAQLQQEGYSIFVIRGNLPDCEAEQILGIMRVQQQQRPRLIGEDEAQTSAGRSATLGQTEMVCGVESNVVEEDEELKRALALSRQDIDVEDEEADLRRAIQLSMQGAVLGSTSSDSEGGHLKLDSEATGGPRVQNEVLTVEELRKRRQAYFNQQEHQLQSNIPQHTNSASIENPRTPLDQQQKPSL; the protein is encoded by the exons ATGGTGAACACAGTTATGACGAGCGAGGTCAGAGTTGAATGTTTGACAGAGAGAGACCCCAATATGGATGCCATATTCCACGAGAAA CAAGAGGGCTCTCTCTGCGCCCAGCATTGCCTCAACAACCTGCTGCAGGGTGAGTACTTCAGCCCTGTGGATCTTTCCTCTATTGCCCATCAGTTGGACGAAGAGGAGAGGATGAGAATGGCGGAGGGAGGAATGGGCAGCGAGGAGTATAGGACTTTTTTACAG CAACCTTCTGGAAACATGGATGACAGCGGGTTCTTTTCCATACAA GTTATTAGCAATGCTTTGAGAGTTTGGGGATTGGAGCTAATCCTCTTCAACAGTCGGGAGTACCAGAGCCTGATGATAAATCCAAT AAATGAAAAAGCCTTTATATGCAATTATAAGGAGCATTGGTTTACTATTCGCAAACTTGGACAACAG TGGTTTAACTTGAATTCACTTTTGACTGGACCAGAGTTGATATCAGACACATACTTAGCCCTTTTCCTCGCACAGTTACAGCAAGAAG GTTATTCCATATTCGTGATCCGCGGAAACCTTCCAGACTGTGAAGCAGAGCAGATTCTTGGAATCATGAGAGTGCAGCAACAACAGCGGCCGAGGCTTATCGGAGAGGACGAGGCTCAGACAAGTGCAGG TAGGTCAGCAACACTGGGTCAGACAGAGATGGTCTGTGGCGTGGAGAGCAACGTCgtggaggaagacgaggagctGAAGAGAGCTCTGGCGCTCAGCAGACAGGACATAGATGTAGAAGATGAGGAAGCTGATCTACGCAGGGCCATTCAGCTTAGCATGCAAG gAGCTGTGTTGGGCAGCACATCGTCAGATTCTGAAGGCGGACATTTGAAGTTGGACAGTGAGGCTACAGGCGGACCAAGAGTCCAAAATGAGGTGCTCACCGTAGAGgagctgaggaagaggaggcaggCTTACTTCAATCA gCAAGAGCACCAACTTCAATCAAACATTCCTCAA